The Arabidopsis thaliana chromosome 5, partial sequence genomic interval GAGGCCCATCCGAAGGCCAGGCAGATGGTGAAGGCAGCAACCGCTGTCACAGCCGGTGGATCCCTACTTGTCCTCTCCGGCTTAACACTCGCTGGAACAGTCATCGCACTCACGGTGGCTACTCCTCTCCTCGTCATCTTCAGCCCCGTCTTGGTTCCAGCAGTGGTAACCGTTGCTCTCATCATTACCGGATTCCTTGCATCCGGTGGCTTTGGAATAGCCGCCATTACCGCCTTCTCTTGGCTCTACAGGTAATTTACGACCCACACAAAATGTGACCTACCGTTTCAAACCGAGCTTGCAATGCACgttatattttatagaaagTTTGAATATTGGAGAATATGGTCATTGTATTTAGGCACATGACGGGATCTGGATCGGATAAGATAGAGAATGCTCGGATGAAGGTTGGAAGCAGAGTGCAGGATACTAAGTATGGGCAGCACAACATTGGAGTCCAACACCAACAAGTTTCTTAAAATTCAAAGGCTAAAAACGATTTCCACATTAAATTGTCATCCATCGTTagatctcttctctttgtttttattttcaacgTTTATGTTGTAATGTGtgatatataataacatgCAATGTATGATGtaatcttgttgttgttgtatgaGTAATGTTTTGATCCTTCTATGCGAGCGGAAATCTTCATATAGACAGTGTCATTGGTACATTACACAAATCTTCATAATCTCCTTCTACGCTAGCAGAAATCTTTAACCATGAACATTTGTTCTCTATAAAAGCGCTGCTATTATGTGGTACCAATTCATTTGTTGTGCTAACCTCAAAgaccaacaaaaagaagaatttaataAAGATGATGAATTCCACGATCTAACATACTATAGTTATAATACTGTTTCAAATACAAGATCATAAAATGTTGAATGGCAGATAAGTAATTACAATCGGCTATCGCCTTGTAGAAAAGATTTTGAGCATTAGTAAGCCAATTAAAGTACCAAATACCAATGACAGTAAATGCTCTAATTCAGTAATCTTATTCACTTTCACATTGTTTTCATGATCATCTGGATGCTAACAGCTAGCACATTCCCTTGTGTAggtttctttggtttgatataagtaaatcaaatgaaacagagaaacaaatgaaagattGATTCGCAAAGCACCACAGCTTCTTCTAATTTCATTCAAATCACAGGGGCTTGTTCTCCAAAGGGGTGAAGGAGAAATTGCCGGAGAATATGGACTCTTTATCTGTGTATGACAAAAAAGAACCATATAAGAAAAGGCATGTCTATTCGAAATGCAAATGCGAGTAACATAATGAGGCATTCCAACTATAGCGTCATAGGTACCTGTTAAAGAAAGAGAACCAAGTTCTCTCCGGACATATCTTGCCATTGCCTGAAACACACAAGCAATGTCTTAACAAGTTTGGTACACAATGCCTAAACTAGTATGTcaatgtgtgtgtgtttgcgagagagatagagaggaGAAAATCATGCCTGTGCTGTTTTTAAATCTGTGTTATCAGGTGTTGTTGTTCCATCATCAGAAAATACGTTCCTACAATCCAATTGCATATAAGGTTCTGAGACAAATCCGTTATCTATGGCTGCCATATTGTATATAAATTCAAGCCGAGCTACTTAGCTGTGTAATCTCTACCGAACTCATTGCATAAAGCATGACGTTATAGAAGCTTTACCTCCATAATTTGATTTGTAGGTCATTTGGTTTAGCTTCCGGAAGTAGCGCAGCATCATAGGCAACAACATTTCCATAAAATATTCTCTCCAACTCCTTCATCCACTTGGCTAGCAGCAAGTTAACCTGTAATTTCAAGAAAGATTAAGACCATCTTATTTTAAGGAATCTAAGAAACTAAGATATCTCTTCGAAACTATATTAAAGCAAAACCAAGTCTAGCACGTACCCCGGCTTTAGATACCCTGAGTTCAACATCATGATTGTAGATCTCATAGACGTATTGACCAAGGTCAACACCTTCCTGTCCATCTTCCTTCAAGCGGCGTAAAACAAGCCACATATGAAGGACAAGCAGCGAATACGttattttgaatgttttctcCAAGTTGAATACTGCAGCAGAGACAGAGCACCCGATATATAAACAAAGCACAAAATGTAAATACATAACTCTGTTTGCAAAAGTTGTGTTGGAAACCAAATAAAGTACCATCATATATTGCAGGTTTATCAACTT includes:
- the OLEO3 gene encoding oleosin3 (oleosin3 (OLEO3); FUNCTIONS IN: molecular_function unknown; INVOLVED IN: lipid storage; LOCATED IN: monolayer-surrounded lipid storage body, integral to membrane, membrane; EXPRESSED IN: 20 plant structures; EXPRESSED DURING: 9 growth stages; CONTAINS InterPro DOMAIN/s: Oleosin (InterPro:IPR000136); BEST Arabidopsis thaliana protein match is: oleosin 1 (TAIR:AT4G25140.1); Has 527 Blast hits to 527 proteins in 51 species: Archae - 0; Bacteria - 0; Metazoa - 0; Fungi - 0; Plants - 527; Viruses - 0; Other Eukaryotes - 0 (source: NCBI BLink).) gives rise to the protein MADQTRTHHEMISRDSTQEAHPKARQMVKAATAVTAGGSLLVLSGLTLAGTVIALTVATPLLVIFSPVLVPAVVTVALIITGFLASGGFGIAAITAFSWLYRHMTGSGSDKIENARMKVGSRVQDTKYGQHNIGVQHQQVS
- a CDS encoding ubiquinol-cytochrome C chaperone family protein; translated protein: MFWSKPCSLALPKDSPLRIDEPDYVGIRRFILKMMMFYSKQSMSIRGANVIYKRIIAQVDKPAIYDVFNLEKTFKITYSLLVLHMWLVLRRLKEDGQEGVDLGQYVYEIYNHDVELRVSKAGVNLLLAKWMKELERIFYGNVVAYDAALLPEAKPNDLQIKLWRNVFSDDGTTTPDNTDLKTAQAMARYVRRELGSLSLTDKESIFSGNFSFTPLENKPL
- a CDS encoding ubiquinol-cytochrome C chaperone family protein (ubiquinol-cytochrome C chaperone family protein; CONTAINS InterPro DOMAIN/s: Ubiquinol-cytochrome c chaperone, CBP3 (InterPro:IPR007129), Ubiquinol-cytochrome c chaperone/UPF0174 (InterPro:IPR021150); Has 535 Blast hits to 535 proteins in 209 species: Archae - 0; Bacteria - 206; Metazoa - 176; Fungi - 54; Plants - 41; Viruses - 0; Other Eukaryotes - 58 (source: NCBI BLink).) — encoded protein: MLPRLARVVTQTSKLRSLTTNGSMKNLSFFSRYGYATVAPAAADPPSQKDFPSKSPINLDKMFWSKPCSLALPKDSPLRIDEPDYVGIRRFILKMMMFYSKQSMSIRGANVIYKRIIAQVDKPAIYDVFNLEKTFKITYSLLVLHMWLVLRRLKEDGQEGVDLGQYVYEIYNHDVELRVSKAGVNLLLAKWMKELERIFYGNVVAYDAALLPEAKPNDLQIKLWRNVFSDDGTTTPDNTDLKTAQAMARYVRRELGSLSLTDKESIFSGNFSFTPLENKPL